The proteins below are encoded in one region of Tiliqua scincoides isolate rTilSci1 chromosome 7, rTilSci1.hap2, whole genome shotgun sequence:
- the SLC25A18 gene encoding mitochondrial glutamate carrier 2 isoform X1 has product MSDKKKISLPAKLINGGVAGLVGVTCVFPIDLAKTRLQNQQGKAVYTGMRDCLVKTIRSEGFFGMYRGAAVNLTLVTPEKAIKLAANDIFRHLLSQEGKELSLVREMLAGCGAGTCQVVVTSPMEMLKIQLQDAGRLAAHQQVAVGCDGPAATSHSPPGQHYAAGSTTVSRRPSATAIARNLLQTQGLAGLYKGLGATLLRDVPFSVIYFPLFANINKRGQKPSAEKASFLHSFLSGCVAGSVAAVAVTPLDVLKTRIQTLQKGLGEDTYSGLIDCARKVWIREGPTAFMKGAGCRALVIAPLFGIAQGVYFIGIGEYILGLF; this is encoded by the exons ATGAGTGACAAGAAGAAGATTAG tcTTCCAGCAAAGCTAATAAACGGAGGTGTAGCAGGACTTGTGGGCGTGACTTGTGTTTTTCCTATTGATTTGGCCAAAACCCGTCTTCAGAACCAGCAGGGAAAAGCAGTCTACACTGGCAT GCGGGATTGCTTGGTGAAGACGATCCGCTCCGAGGGATTCTTCGGCATGTACCGAG GGGCTGCTGTAAACCTGACTCTTGTCACTCCTGAAAAAGCTATCAAGTTGGCGGCCAATGATATCTTCCGACACTTGCTCTCCCaggaagg AAAAGAGCTGTCATTGGTGCGGGAGATGCTTGCAGGTTGTGGAGCTGGAACTTGCCAGGTGGTGGTTACATCCCCAATGGAAATGCTGAAAATTCAACTCCAGGATGCTGGTCGGCTAG CGGCTCACCAGCAGGTGGCTGTGGGATGTGATGGACCAGCTGCCACCTCTCATTCACCGCCAGGACAACATTATGCTGCTGGTTCTACAACAGTCTCCAGACGCCCCTCTGCCACTGCAATTGCCAGAAATCTCCTGCAGACGCAGGGACTAGCAGGCCTATATAAAGGGCTGGGGGCCACCTTGCTCAG GGATGTGCCTTTTTCCGTTATATATTTTCCGCTCTTTGCCAATATCAACAAGCGGGGGCAGAAGCCATCTGCAGAGAAGGCATCTTTCTTGCATTCGTTCCTGTCTGGCTGCGTGGCTGGATCtgtggctgcagtggcagtgACCCCACTGGATG TTCTAAAAACCCGAATACAGACTCTCCAGAAAGGACTAGGTGAGGATACCTACAGCGGGCTCATTGACTGTGCCAG AAAGGTCTGGATTCGTGAGGGCCCCACTGCTTTCATGAAAGGGGCTGGATGCAGGGCACTGGTGATAGCGCCTCTGTTTGGCATAGCTCAAGGGGTTTATTTCATTGGCATTGGAGAATATATCTTGGGACTATTCTGA
- the SLC25A18 gene encoding mitochondrial glutamate carrier 2 isoform X2, translating to MSDKKKIRRDCLVKTIRSEGFFGMYRGAAVNLTLVTPEKAIKLAANDIFRHLLSQEGKELSLVREMLAGCGAGTCQVVVTSPMEMLKIQLQDAGRLAAHQQVAVGCDGPAATSHSPPGQHYAAGSTTVSRRPSATAIARNLLQTQGLAGLYKGLGATLLRDVPFSVIYFPLFANINKRGQKPSAEKASFLHSFLSGCVAGSVAAVAVTPLDVLKTRIQTLQKGLGEDTYSGLIDCARKVWIREGPTAFMKGAGCRALVIAPLFGIAQGVYFIGIGEYILGLF from the exons ATGAGTGACAAGAAGAAGATTAG GCGGGATTGCTTGGTGAAGACGATCCGCTCCGAGGGATTCTTCGGCATGTACCGAG GGGCTGCTGTAAACCTGACTCTTGTCACTCCTGAAAAAGCTATCAAGTTGGCGGCCAATGATATCTTCCGACACTTGCTCTCCCaggaagg AAAAGAGCTGTCATTGGTGCGGGAGATGCTTGCAGGTTGTGGAGCTGGAACTTGCCAGGTGGTGGTTACATCCCCAATGGAAATGCTGAAAATTCAACTCCAGGATGCTGGTCGGCTAG CGGCTCACCAGCAGGTGGCTGTGGGATGTGATGGACCAGCTGCCACCTCTCATTCACCGCCAGGACAACATTATGCTGCTGGTTCTACAACAGTCTCCAGACGCCCCTCTGCCACTGCAATTGCCAGAAATCTCCTGCAGACGCAGGGACTAGCAGGCCTATATAAAGGGCTGGGGGCCACCTTGCTCAG GGATGTGCCTTTTTCCGTTATATATTTTCCGCTCTTTGCCAATATCAACAAGCGGGGGCAGAAGCCATCTGCAGAGAAGGCATCTTTCTTGCATTCGTTCCTGTCTGGCTGCGTGGCTGGATCtgtggctgcagtggcagtgACCCCACTGGATG TTCTAAAAACCCGAATACAGACTCTCCAGAAAGGACTAGGTGAGGATACCTACAGCGGGCTCATTGACTGTGCCAG AAAGGTCTGGATTCGTGAGGGCCCCACTGCTTTCATGAAAGGGGCTGGATGCAGGGCACTGGTGATAGCGCCTCTGTTTGGCATAGCTCAAGGGGTTTATTTCATTGGCATTGGAGAATATATCTTGGGACTATTCTGA